A stretch of the Parabacteroides timonensis genome encodes the following:
- a CDS encoding FecR family protein, translating to MDERIIKYCQGVLPKQEQDQLLKEAYNDPELKSQIIDYQHLHSLLELVPEKIDAQQGSERYGNFKRLVNSRKRRVWLISFSRYAAIIVIAFVSAWMLASYDFSGDVTNRQELIAFQQELVVPAGQRAELTLPDGTKVWLNAGSKLSYPSFFGKERKVFLSGEGFFNVSKNEKVPFIVSTRTIDVKALGTQFNVFSYPESNYTGVYLQEGSVKAYFPSSEAEGVILSPEQYLVQKGKQLVLSTMDPDELLWREGIYTFKRQKLGRIIEKLELYYDVKIVVKDPEILDYEYVGKFRQRDGVMEILHLIQRIHNFKIKKNDELNQIILSK from the coding sequence ATGGATGAAAGAATCATAAAATATTGCCAGGGAGTATTACCGAAGCAGGAACAGGATCAGCTTTTAAAAGAAGCTTATAATGATCCTGAACTGAAATCTCAAATCATAGACTATCAACATTTGCATAGTCTGTTGGAGTTGGTTCCGGAAAAAATAGATGCGCAGCAGGGATCTGAAAGATATGGTAACTTTAAGAGGCTTGTGAATTCCCGCAAAAGAAGAGTTTGGCTGATCTCGTTCAGCCGGTATGCAGCAATAATTGTGATCGCCTTTGTGTCTGCTTGGATGTTGGCATCTTACGATTTCTCCGGAGATGTCACAAACCGGCAAGAGTTAATCGCTTTTCAGCAGGAATTAGTCGTTCCGGCCGGACAGCGTGCAGAACTTACATTGCCTGACGGTACGAAAGTCTGGCTGAATGCAGGTTCTAAATTATCCTATCCTTCTTTTTTTGGAAAGGAACGGAAAGTTTTTTTGTCGGGTGAAGGTTTTTTTAATGTGAGTAAAAATGAAAAGGTACCTTTCATTGTCTCTACCCGGACGATAGATGTCAAAGCTCTGGGAACTCAGTTCAACGTATTCAGCTATCCGGAAAGTAATTATACCGGCGTTTATCTTCAGGAAGGTTCTGTGAAAGCTTACTTTCCCTCTTCCGAGGCTGAAGGTGTGATCCTTTCTCCGGAACAGTATCTTGTTCAAAAAGGAAAACAGTTAGTGCTCTCTACAATGGACCCGGATGAATTATTATGGCGCGAAGGTATTTATACGTTTAAAAGGCAGAAGTTGGGAAGAATCATAGAGAAGCTGGAGTTGTATTATGATGTGAAGATCGTTGTGAAAGATCCGGAAATATTGGATTATGAATATGTCGGGAAGTTCCGTCAAAGGGATGGGGTGATGGAGATTCTTCATCTGATCCAACGGATACATAATTTTAAAATCAAAAAGAATGATGAACTGAATCAGATAATACTGAGTAAATAA